Proteins encoded together in one Fibrobacter sp. UWP2 window:
- the panB gene encoding 3-methyl-2-oxobutanoate hydroxymethyltransferase, with the protein MLTPEQIKAKKTTGEKVSMITSYDFAFARMAEAAGVDQILVGDSLANTMLGYKSTREIGMTEMLIFTAAVCRGAPNTHVVADMPYRSDKDPQTAYDNARRFMDVGASSVKIEGTPAGVIEFLRSHDIPVCAHLGLLPQTAENFKQKGKTEEEAAAIEAQAKFVDSLDCFETVLEHIPEELGTRITREVGSVTIGIGGGKFTDGHVLVMHDALGMHNGKIPPFATKFVDMYALGVEGIKKYVDSVKAGL; encoded by the coding sequence ATGTTGACTCCAGAACAAATCAAGGCTAAAAAGACTACCGGCGAAAAGGTCTCGATGATTACGAGCTACGATTTCGCCTTCGCACGCATGGCGGAGGCAGCCGGAGTGGATCAAATTTTGGTGGGCGACAGCCTCGCCAACACCATGCTGGGCTACAAGAGCACCCGTGAAATCGGCATGACCGAGATGCTTATCTTTACAGCAGCCGTCTGCCGTGGCGCCCCGAACACTCACGTTGTCGCCGACATGCCCTACAGAAGCGACAAAGATCCTCAAACAGCTTACGACAACGCCCGCCGTTTTATGGACGTGGGCGCATCGAGCGTGAAGATTGAAGGCACTCCCGCAGGCGTCATCGAGTTCCTGCGCTCCCACGACATCCCGGTGTGCGCCCACCTGGGGCTGCTGCCGCAAACGGCGGAGAACTTCAAGCAGAAGGGCAAAACCGAGGAAGAGGCGGCGGCAATTGAGGCGCAGGCCAAGTTTGTCGACAGCCTGGACTGTTTCGAGACGGTGCTGGAGCACATCCCCGAAGAACTGGGCACCAGAATCACCCGCGAAGTGGGCTCCGTGACCATCGGCATAGGCGGCGGCAAGTTCACCGACGGCCACGTGCTGGTGATGCACGACGCACTCGGCATGCACAACGGAAAAATCCCTCCGTTCGCGACGAAGTTCGTGGACATGTACGCGCTTGGAGTCGAAGGAATCAAAAAATACGTCGACAGTGTGAAGGCAGGATTGTAA